The following proteins come from a genomic window of Saccharomyces mikatae IFO 1815 strain IFO1815 genome assembly, chromosome: 7:
- the RTG2 gene encoding Rtg2p (similar to Saccharomyces cerevisiae RTG2 (YGL252C); ancestral locus Anc_3.579) codes for MSTLSDSDTETEVVSRNLCGIVDIGSNGIRFSISSKAAHHARIMPCVFKDRVGLSLYEVQYNTHSNVKCPIPRDIIKEVCSAMKRFKLICDDFGVPETSVRVIATEATRDAINADEFVNAVYGSTGWKVEVLGQEDETKVGIYGVVSSFNTVRGLYLDVAGGSTQLSWVISSNGEVKQSSKPVSLPYGAGTLLRRMRTDDNRALFYEIKEAYKDAIEKIDIPQEMIDDAKKEGGFDLWTRGGGLRGMGHLLLYQSEGYPIQTIINGYACTYEEFSSMSDYLFLKQKIPGSSKDHKIFKVSDRRALQLPAVGLFMSAVFEAIPQIKAVHFSEGGVREGSLYSLLPKEIRAQDPLLIASRPYAPLLTEKYLYLLRTSIPQEDIPEIVNERIAPALCNLAFVHASYPKELQPTAALHVATRGIIAGCHGLSHRARALIGIALCSRWGGNIPASEEKYSQELEQVVLREGDKAEALRIVWWTKYIGTIMYVICGVHPGGNIRDNVFDFHVSKRSEVETSLKELFIDDTTTTKIKEESTRKNRGYEVVVRISKDDLKTSASVRSRIITLQKKVRKLSRGSVERVKIGVQFYEE; via the coding sequence ATGTCAACACttagtgatagtgatacCGAGACTGAGGTTGTATCGAGAAACTTATGCGGAATCGTCGACATAGGCTCAAATGGCATTCGTTTTAGTATATCTTCTAAGGCCGCGCATCACGCAAGAATTATGCCTTGTGTTTTCAAAGATAGAGTTGGTCTTTCTTTGTACGAAGTTCAATATAACACACATTCAAATGTGAAATGCCCGATCCCAAGAGATATTATAAAAGAGGTTTGCTCCGCTATGAAAAGGTTCAAATTAATTTGTGATGATTTTGGTGTACCTGAAACAAGTGTCAGAGTCATTGCGACAGAAGCCACCCGCGATGCTATTAACGCAGACGAGTTTGTTAATGCAGTTTACGGTAGCACTGGCTGGAAAGTAGAAGTATTGGGCCAAGAAGACGAAACCAAAGTTGGTATATATGGTGTCGTTTCTTCATTCAACACAGTAAGAGGTTTATATCTTGATGTAGCGGGTGGTAGTACTCAATTGTCGTGGGTAATAAGCTCCAACGGAGAAGTCAAGCAATCCAGCAAGCCTGTATCCCTACCATATGGAGCCGGGACTCTTTTGAGGAGGATGAGAACAGACGATAATAGGGCACTTTTTtatgaaattaaagaagcATACAAGGATGCTATCGAAAAGATTGATATTCCTCAAGAAATGATTGACGATGCCAAAAAGGAAGGTGGATTTGACCTTTGGACACGTGGTGGTGGTTTGAGAGGTATGGGTCATCTACTTCTTTACCAATCTGAAGGATATCCCATCCAAACCATAATCAATGGATACGCCTGTACTTATGAAGAATTCTCGTCTATGTCAGACTATCTATttttaaaacaaaaaatacccggttcttcaaaagatcaTAAAATCTTTAAAGTTTCTGATAGAAGGGCCTTACAACTTCCTGCTGTCGGTTTATTCATGAGTGCTGTCTTTGAGGCAATCCCTCAGATTAAAGCCGTACACTTTAGTGAAGGTGGTGTTCGAGAAGGTTCTCTTTACTCTCTTCTTCCAAAAGAAATCCGTGCACAAGATCCTTTGCTAATTGCATCCCGTCCATATGCTCCACTACttactgaaaaatatttatatttgttgAGAACATCGATTCCACAAGAAGATATACCGGAAATAGTAAATGAAAGGATTGCTCCCGCTTTATGCAACCTAGCATTTGTTCACGCCTCTTATCCGAAAGAGTTACAACCAACAGCTGCGTTACATGTTGCCACCAGAGGAATAATAGCTGGTTGTCATGGATTATCACACAGAGCTAGAGCACTGATAGGAATTGCATTATGTAGTAGATGGGGTGGCAATATTCCGGCATCTGAGGAAAAATACTCTCAAGAATTAGAACAAGTAGTTTTGCGTGAAGGCGACAAAGCCGAAGCATTGAGAATTGTATGGTGGACAAAATATATTGGTACGATTATGTATGTGATCTGCGGCGTTCATCCAGGTGGTAATATCAGAGATAACGTATTTGATTTCCATGTTTCCAAACGTAGCGAGGTCGAAACTAGTTTAAAGGAACTATTCATTGATGATActacaacaacaaaaataaaagaagaatccaCGCGTAAAAATCGCGGGTACGAAGTAGTTGTGAGAATCAGTAAAGATGATCTTAAAACGAGTGCTTCGGTACGTTCCAGGATCATTACGttacaaaagaaagtacGCAAATTATCGAGAGGAAGTGTGGAGAGGGTCAAGATCGGCGTACAATTTTATGAAGAATAA
- the HFM1 gene encoding DNA helicase (similar to Saccharomyces cerevisiae HFM1 (YGL251C); ancestral locus Anc_3.578): MKTKFDCISTGKRNRPSPNKNKIDIDLVVEPAAFKRNKKNSRQPSFKVGLSYNSLLDDCDNENDTDDIFEGRGIRFFDHDDNFSITEDDTQITSKLFDHDLKQIPNEIPKKQKRVTVRKTSKKCISTSILPDSFRGVFKFTEFNKMQSEAFPSIYEGNENCIISSPTGSGKTVLFELAILRLIKEMNSDSNNTKIIYIAPTKSLCYEMYKNWNPCFVNLSVGMLTSDTSFLETEKAKKCNIIITTPEKWDLLTRRWLDYSRLFELVKLVLVDEIHTIKEKRGATLEVILTRMNTMCRNIRFVALSATVPNIEDLALWLRTNNELPASILSFDESYRQVQLTKFVYGYSFNCKNDFQKDAIYNSKLGEIIEKHADNRSVLIFCPTRASTISTAKFLLHNHLPSRRGSRKESNYYASDKTLSECMREGIAFHHAGISLEDRNAVEKEFLAGSVNILCSTSTLAVGVNLPAYLVIIKGTKSWNSSEIQEYSDLDVLQMIGRAGRPQFETHGCAVIMTDTKMKQTYENLIHGTDVLESSLHLNLIEHLAAETSLETVHSIETAVNWLRNTFFYVRFGKNPAAYHEVNRYVSFHSAEDSQINQFCQYLLDALVKANITEIENGKYKSTAYGNAMTRHYISFESMKKFITTKKLLSLQEVLNLLATSEEFSVIRVRHNEKKLFKEINLSPLLKYPFLTEKKQSQLIDKISQKVSLLIQYELGGLEFPSYEGASKLHQTLVQDKFLVFRHCFRLLKCMVDTFIEKRDGISLKNTLFLLRSLNGHCWENTPMVLRQLKTIGLISVRRLIRHGITNMEEMGNLSDTQIEYYLNLKVGNGIRIKNDISLLPCLDIRTKLEHYKKENEEIWLTFKVEISAAFKSSVWHGQHLSLDIETEKSSGELVDFRRLQLNKLQTPRGFKISANITSKLEKIEFSIHCQEIAGLGKTIVYSTDHLASQLSTKTSHVKKDLSSLDKCLFHVSSSDEEFEKRHKVYDNDGLEESLSSDDSILDYLNEVKRSPKVLVPSNAAHSDGNSFVQAVNGRQVRSNGNYECYHSCKDKTQCRHLCCKEGIPGKYIKEKGTSSIKQHLKDDQVRRPLIAKNINLVPNLEKKSNNKSSQSKEEHSNTGVVRSHSSEIHDLHYTFFREGNEQILPPDHEDCPEIISIDLKSSDGYSSNTETSPLSDHKGDLDFLGSDVEFE; the protein is encoded by the exons ATGAAAACTAAGTTTGACTGCATCAGCACAGGGAAGAGAAATAGACCCTCTCCAAACA AGAACAAAATAGATATCGATTTGGTCGTCGAACCAGCTGCATTCAAaaggaacaaaaaaaatagccGCCAACCAAGTTTCAAAGTGGGTTTGTCTTATAACAGCTTACTGGATGATtgtgataatgaaaatgacaCTGACGATATATTTGAGGGTCGCGGTATAAGGTTCTTCGATCACGATGATAATTTCTCCATAACAGAGGATGATACACAAATAACCAGTAAATTATTTGATCATGACTTGAAACAAATACCAAATGAAATAccaaagaaacaaaaaagagtaACAGTTAGGAAAACATCCAAGAAATGTATAAGCACATCCATTTTACCTGATTCATTCAGAGGggttttcaaatttacaGAGTTTAATAAGATGCAGTCAGAAGCTTTTCCAAGTATTTATGAAGGTAACGAAAATTGCATCATTTCTTCACCAACAGGATCAGGAAAAACTGTATTATTTGAATTGGCCATATTACGTCTTATAAAGGAGATGAATAGTGACTCTAATAACACCAAAATCATATACATCGCCCCGACAAAATCCTTATGCTATGAGATGTACAAGAACTGGAACCCATGTTTCGTTAATCTTTCTGTCGGCATGCTTACTAGCGATACTTCTTTTCTGGAGACAGAAAAGGCTAAAAAATGTAACATAATCATAACAACACCAGAAAAATGGGATCTGCTAACAAGAAGATGGCTGGATTATAGCCGACTATTTGAATTAGTTAAGCTCGTCCTAGTCGATGAGATTCATactataaaagaaaaaagaggagCAACCTTAGAAGTGATTTTGACAAGAATGAATACAATGTGTCGGAACATTCGGTTTGTTGCTTTAAGCGCAACTGTCCCGAATATAGAGGACCTAGCTTTATGGCTCAGAACGAACAACGAGCTTCCTGCaagtattctttcttttgacGAATCTTACCGACAAGTCCAGTTAACCAAGTTTGTTTACGGATATTCCTTCAATTGCAAAAatgattttcaaaaagatgcCATATACAATTCTAAATTGGGTGAGatcattgaaaaacatGCTGATAATCGCTCGGTACTAATATTCTGTCCGACCAGGGCTTCAACTATATCGACAGCCAAATTCTTACTCCATAATCATCTCCCTTCGAGAAGAGGTAGTAGGAAAGAGAGTAATTATTATGCCTCAGATAAAACATTAAGCGAATGCATGCGCGAAGGTATTGCTTTCCATCATGCTGGAATCTCATTGGAAGACCGTAATGCCGTTGAAAAGGAATTTCTAGCAGGTTCAGTAAATATATTATGCTCAACTTCAACATTAGCAGTTGGTGTAAACCTTCCAGCCTATTTGGTTATTATTAAAGGCACAAAAAGTTGGAACTCTTCTGAAATCCAAGAATACTCAGACCTGGATGTTTTACAGATGATTGGGAGGGCTGGAAGGCCTCAATTTGAAACTCACGGATGTGCAGTAATTATGACAGACActaaaatgaaacaaaCCTATGAAAACTTGATTCATGGCACTGATGTTTTAGAAAGTTCGTTGCATCTAAATTTGATAGAACATTTAGCAGCAGAAACGTCTTTAGAAACTGTGCATTCAATTGAAACCGCTGTGAATTGGCTGAGAaatactttcttttatgTCAGATTCGGGAAAAATCCTGCTGCCTATCATGAAGTGAACCGATATGTCAGTTTTCACTCGGCTGAAGACTCTCAAATAAACCAATTCTGTCAGTATTTACTTGACGCCTTAGTGAAAGCAAATATaactgaaattgaaaatgggAAATATAAGTCGACAGCTTACGGAAACGCAATGACGCGACATTATATATCATTTGAGTccatgaaaaaatttatcaCCACAAAGAAACTTTTATCCTTGCAAGAAGTGTTGAATTTACTGGCCACGTCAGAAGAGTTTTCTGTTATTAGAGTGAGACacaatgaaaagaaattgtttAAAGAGATTAATTTATCAcctcttttgaaatatccATTTCTAACTGAGAAAAAACAGAGCCAATTAATTGACAAAATTAGCCAAAAGGTTTCTCTTTTAATACAATATGAGCTGGGTGGATTAGAATTTCCATCATACGAAGGTGCTTCaaaattacatcaaactcttGTTCAGGATAAATTTCTCGTTTTTAGACATTGTTTCAGATTGCTAAAATGCATGGTGGATacatttattgaaaaacgTGACGGaatatcattgaaaaataccTTGTTTCTTCTGCGAAGCTTAAATGGCCATTGCTGGGAAAACACTCCGATGGTTCTTCGACAATTGAAAACAATTGGACTGATTTCAGTACGAAGGTTAATACGACATGGGATTACCAACATGGAAGAAATGGGAAATTTGTCAGACACTCAAATTGAATATTACCTAAATCTCAAGGTTGGAAACGGGATAAGAATTAAGAATGACATTTCCTTACTGCCTTGTTTAGATATTAGAACAAAATTAGAACATTacaaaaaggaaaatgaggAGATATGGTTAACATTTAAGGTAGAGATTAGTGCAGCATTCAAATCTAGCGTCTGGCATGGTCAACATCTCTCACTAGACATTGAAACTGAGAAAAGCTCAGGGGAGTTGGTAGACTTCCGGAGATTGCAACTCAATAAACTACAAACACCAAGAGGCTTTAAAATTTCAGCCAATATCACGTCCAAActagaaaaaatagaattTTCCATTCATTGTCAAGAGATTGCTGGACTCGGCAAAACTATCGTATATTCTACTGACCATCTAGCATCTCAATTATCTACAAAGACTTCACATGTGAAGAAAGACCTAAGTAGTTTAGACAAATGTCTCTTTCATGTGAGCAGtagtgatgaagaatttgagAAACGACATAAGGTCTATGACAATGATGGCCTTGAAGAATCGCTGTCTTCGGATGATAGTATACTAGATTATTTGAATGAAGTAAAAAGGTCTCCAAAGGTTCTTGTACCTTCTAATGCCGCTCACTCAGATGGGAACTCTTTTGTACAGGCAGTTAATGGTCGCCAGGTAAGATCCAATGGTAATTATGAATGTTACCACAGTTGCAAAGACAAAACACAATGCAGACACTTGTGCTGTAAGGAGGGTATACCaggaaaatatataaaagagaaaggaaCATCTTCAATCAAGCAACATTTGAAAGATGATCAGGTTCGCAGGCCCTTGAttgcaaaaaatatcaatttaGTTCCtaacttggaaaaaaaatcaaacaataAGTCAAGTCAATCGAAGGAAGAACATTCCAATACTGGAGTAGTTCGTTCACACTCTTCAGAAATTCATGATCTACATTACACGTTTTTTAGGGAAGGTAACGAACAAATCTTACCACCTGACCACGAAGATTGCCCTGAAATAATCTCCATTGACCTTAAATCCTCTGATGGTTATTCTAGTAATACGGAAACAAGTCCACTAAGTGACCATAAAGGTGATTTGGATTTTCTAGGTTCAGATGTGGAATTTGAATGA
- the RMR1 gene encoding Rmr1p (similar to Saccharomyces cerevisiae RMR1 (YGL250W); ancestral locus Anc_3.577): MSKEEAHKMVELDDVGVQLEDGEEEDLLEYDDELVEESSSSEANIRNVAEVLMTSKMPKVTVKYKDTTFLLFISEDEDESNYPIMCENAALYQRPMGEFMESIRKFMGNRFGMLAFATKELVLQLKSLDLTLFEDNVYNNHISFSDIYTVFKILKERSESNFETDIPTHLTIELSTRPRFVSRYNALVELTESSATLKNIKPFSNDETHPLILDDNDQSVHHNTSEVIVMDIDDEEGEEFEDQSSHT, from the coding sequence atgAGTAAGGAAGAAGCGCATAAGATGGTGGAATTAGACGACGTAGGAGTTCAATTGGAAGACggcgaagaagaagatcttTTAGAGTATGATGATGAACTTGTTGAAgagtcatcatcatcagagGCCAATATCCGTAACGTGGCAGAAGTTCTAATGACAAGCAAAATGCCTAAAGTCACTGTGAAATATAAAGATACTacatttttgttgtttatATCGGAAGATGAGGACGAAAGTAATTACCCCATAATGTGTGAGAATGCTGCTCTTTATCAAAGGCCCATGGGGGAATTTATGGAGTCTATTCGTAAGTTTATGGGGAACCGCTTCGGAATGTTGGCTTTTGCTACGAAAGAGTTGGTCTTACAACTAAAAAGCCTTGATCTGActctttttgaagataatgTTTACAACAACCATATTTCATTTAGCGATATTTATACAGTATTCAAGATTCTGAAGGAAAGATCAGAAtctaattttgaaactgaTATACCGACGCACCTGACTATTGAATTAAGTACGAGACCAAGGTTTGTATCGCGGTATAATGCTTTGGTTGAGCTAACTGAAAGCTCAGCTACACTAAAGAATATTAAACCATTCTCAAACGACGAAACGCATCCTTTGATATTAGATGACAATGACCAATCTGTGCATCACAATACTTCAGAAGTCATTGTAATGGACatagatgatgaagaaggggaagaatttgaagacCAAAGTAGTCACACTTAA
- the ZIP2 gene encoding Zip2p (similar to Saccharomyces cerevisiae ZIP2 (YGL249W); ancestral locus Anc_3.576): protein MNFGLWEVNFPQINQDVGGYFDRSGSLKENIKLGKKAQRNLKELKNLQLKPFIIKKFENNNEINGKGYFLEVIHITSKRKKNGIIVNKIWNTSDIEQDNKEALPYKMLREKLKVEKQDILFFKWIRSLSTELDFPLQQTLPTNRVPESIIGLRWFNIPIVKKGSSRKKWSLPKLRLMPSALEVRYNKLYDEKLNSCVKFSDSPLSDWAPKIFEQTYGRYLLQLTSADKALQGKSKHCKYNFKASAQNWIVEFSGSDQEPDFFRRSYDALFDTHFDELEFFKIRAKKLKWNKPMKKETYGTWRLRKEDLKDLVWDPLKKISCNNSSNTIFEQDTISEKVYYIKPMKLRFHELDSGSLDLIDNQKKTFGTIKLAMHISNAKEIENTTIEKCEGNDTTANAIRELDQNDRSSSEENVNTSLAPQKRSFIDSELMSMLATKKKNKKHKQTDGKSVSPTSFLMNSGTYTNQAETPVSKSAYIERNDLSFNTSSIRHSILKEHIKNKCIAVNANKMVENQKVIQFLCKNSQLDLIEQPYFGECDFIINHSTCLYKIYANQFLQLRHNGSLYYDKAINDLLTEFQRVIIVVEFPEILQEVDPDLFWKIRFYLLHSRANVFFIHEDRDLFIDWIQYFISKWALSYSDEKEESIANADILLDLGFNILLIRKIFQTYSLQGFFMAVIQEEAQAVKLLTVSQMTRLTKLLTLEW, encoded by the coding sequence ATGAATTTTGGACTTTGGGAAGTGAACTTTCCTCAAATCAATCAAGACGTGGGCGGCTATTTTGATCGATCAGGAAGcctaaaagaaaacatcaaattgggaaaaaaagcacaaaggaatttgaaagagtTAAAAAATCTGCAACTCAAACCATtcattattaaaaaattcGAGAACAACAACGAGATTAATGGTAAAGGGTATTTTTTGGAGGTAATTCACATCACCTctaagagaaaaaaaaatggcaTCATTGTTAACAAAATATGGAATACATCCGACATTGAGCAAGATAACAAAGAAGCGTTACCATATAAGATGCTCAGGGAAAAGTTGaaagttgaaaaacaagatattctattcttcaaatggaTTAGAAGTCTCTCAACTGAATTAGATTTCCCCCTTCAACAGACATTACCCACGAATAGAGTGCCTGAGAGTATTATAGGGTTAAGATGGTTTAATATTCCCATCGTCAAAAAAGGCAGCTCAAGGAAGAAATGGTCACTTCCAAAGTTAAGATTAATGCCTTCTGCGTTAGAGGTGCGGTACAATAAACTATacgatgaaaaattgaactCCTGCGTTAAATTTTCTGATAGCCCTCTTTCAGATTGGGCGCccaaaatttttgagcAAACATATGGTAGATACTTATTGCAACTGACTTCAGCTGACAAAGCTCTGCAAGGTAAGAGCAAACACTGCAAGTACAATTTCAAGGCTAGTGCACAAAATTGGATTGTTGAATTTTCAGGAAGCGATCAAGAACCTGATTTTTTTAGGAGAAGTTATGATGCGCTATTTGATACGCACTTTGATGAACTGGAATTTTTTAAAATAAGGgccaagaaattgaaatggAACAAGCCAATGAAGAAGGAGACCTATGGGACATGGCGTTTACGGAAAGAAGACTTAAAAGATTTGGTATGGGATCCTCTGAAGAAAATCAGTTGTAACAATTCCTCGAACACAATATTTGAACAAGATACCATAAGTGAAAAAGTCTATTACATAAAGCCGATGAAGCTGAGATTTCATGAATTAGATTCCGGATCCCTTGACCTTATTgataatcaaaaaaagactTTTGGGACTATAAAGCTTGCAATGCATATATCAAACGCaaaggaaattgaaaacaCAACAATCGAAAAATGTGAAGGAAACGATACAACGGCCAACGCAATTCGTGAATTAGACCAAAATGATCGCTCATCATCCGAAGAGAATGTTAATACCTCATTAGCCCCTCAAAAAAGATCCTTTATTGATAGTGAACTAATGTCCATGTTGGctaccaaaaaaaaaaacaagaagcaCAAGCAAACCGATGGAAAAAGTGTGTCTCCCACttcatttttaatgaaCTCCGGAACGTATACAAATCAAGCTGAAACACCAGTTTCTAAATCTGCTTATATTGAAAGGAATGATTTATCATTTAATACTTCATCAATAAGACATTCAATATTAAAGGAacatatcaaaaataaatgcATCGCGGTAAATGCAAACAAGATGGTTGAAAACCAGAAGGTCATTCAATTCTTATGTAAAAATTCCCAATTAGACCTTATCGAACAACCCTACTTTGGAGAGTGCGACTTCATTATAAACCATTCAACCTGCTTATATAAAATCTATGCGAATCAATTTCTGCAACTCAGGCATAACGGCTCACTGTATTATGATAAGGCCATAAACGATCTATTAACTGAATTTCAAAGAGTAATTATAGTTGTCGAATTTCCTGAAATACTACAAGAAGTTGATCCAGATCTCTTTTGGAAGATTAGATTTTACTTGTTGCATTCACGTGctaatgtttttttcatccaTGAAGACAGAGATCTTTTTATTGATTGGATACAGTATTTCATTTCAAAGTGGGCTCTTTCATATAgcgatgaaaaagaagaaagtatCGCAAATGCCGATATTCTTCTAGATTTAGGATTCAACATTCTCTTAATacgaaaaattttccaaacaTACAGCTTGCAAGGGTTTTTCATGGCTGTAATACAGGAAGAAGCCCAAGCCGTTAAGCTGCTCACGGTTTCACAAATGACTCGCCTGACAAAGTTATTAACATTAGAATGGTGA
- the PDE1 gene encoding 3',5'-cyclic-nucleotide phosphodiesterase PDE1 (similar to Saccharomyces cerevisiae PDE1 (YGL248W); ancestral locus Anc_3.573), which produces MVVFEITVLGANGGPTEYGTQCFILKPARTEDPELIAIDGGSGMHQLREMLVQGQHDNESYDEFVPSFYEHDREPIEFFIHPKLSIQKGLSKSLIQSLKRQEGHFESANITKQTFKVFQGITDYYITHPHLDHISGLVVNSPSIYEQENTKKKTIWGLSHTIEALQKHVFNDLIWPDLTAERSEKLKLKFLNSREVQKCTIFPWDVIPFKVHHGVGVRTGTPVYSTFYIFRDRKSKDCVIVCGDVEQDRRECGESLLEEFWSYVAENIPLAHLKGILVECSCPLSSKPEQLYGHLSPIYLIDELSSLNTLYNSSKGLSGLNVIVTHVKATPAKRDPRLTILEELRFLAEERNLGDLRISIALEGYTLFL; this is translated from the coding sequence ATGGTTGTATTCGAAATAACTGTCCTTGGGGCCAATGGAGGACCTACTGAATACGGAACACAGTGCTTTATACTCAAACCTGCTAGAACGGAAGATCCAGAATTAATAGCCATAGATGGCGGCTCTGGGATGCATCAATTACGAGAAATGTTAGTACAAGGGCAGCATGACAATGAAAGTTATGACGAATTCGTTCCAAGTTTTTACGAACATGACCGAGAACCTATAGAATTTTTTATCCACCCTAAACTGAGCATACAAAAGGGCCTATCCAAATCTTTGATACAATCTTTAAAGAGGCAGGAGGGTCATTTTGAAAGTGCTAATATAACAAAGCAAACCTTTAAGGTATTTCAGGGAATTACAGACTACTATATTACCCATCCTCACTTGGATCATATCAGTGGACTAGTTGTAAACTCTCCTTCAATATACGAGCAAGAAAAcactaaaaagaaaactatcTGGGGTTTATCACACACAATTGAAGCCTTGCAAAAACATGTCTTTAATGATTTAATATGGCCAGATTTGACAGCTGAACGCTCGGAAAAATTGAAgctaaaatttttgaactcCAGGGAAGTCCAGAAGTGCACCATCTTTCCCTGGGATGTGATACCGTTCAAGGTTCACCACGGGGTAGGCGTCAGAACCGGCACGCCAGTATACAGCAccttttatattttcagAGACAGGAAAAGTAAAGACTGTGTAATAGTTTGCGGAGACGTTGAACAGGACCGCAGGGAATGTGGAGAATCTTTATTAGAGGAGTTCTGGTCCTACGTTGCTGAGAATATACCACTTGCACATCTCAAGGGTATATTAGTCGAGTGTTCTTGCCCGCTGTCTTCTAAACCTGAACAGTTATATGGGCATTTATCACCAATATATTTAATCGACGAATTATCCAGTTTAAACACTTTATACAATAGCAGTAAAGGATTAAGTGGTTTGAATGTTATAGTAACTCACGTGAAGGCAACCCCTGCTAAAAGAGACCCAAGGCTAACCATACTTGAAGAGTTACGATTTTTGGCTGAAGAGAGAAACCTAGGAGATTTGAGGATATCTATTGCACTAGAAGGTTACACTTTGTTTCTATAA
- the BRR6 gene encoding Brr6p (similar to Saccharomyces cerevisiae BRR6 (YGL247W); ancestral locus Anc_3.571), producing the protein MELRSISRPTGGMVTNRLLESDDVMEVELQQDARLAVQSVWVRPGLIAEYIQLLFNFIIGMITLSLVIKFILLIRNDVNLKLEHDVREALDKIATCKSNYYRNQCEPHMRVPALEVRCDEWSKCMNDKILPGSDYQWAKAWARTLAEVINAFFEAFSIRSFLFILVSIIGIIFVTNTSFGSYRVYLDKDTKTIRNA; encoded by the coding sequence ATGGAACTCCGAAGTATTTCGAGACCAACTGGTGGCATGGTCACTAACCGATTATTAGAAAGTGATGATGTAATGGAAGTTGAACTCCAGCAGGATGCTCGGTTGGCTGTTCAAAGCGTTTGGGTAAGACCAGGCTTAATTGCAGAGTATATACAACtgcttttcaatttcattattggGATGATAACATTATCCCTTGTTATTAAATTCATTCTGTTGATCAGAAACGACGTTAACCTGAAACTAGAACATGATGTGAGGGAAGCGTTAGACAAAATTGCAACTTGTAAATCCAACTACTATAGAAACCAGTGCGAACCTCATATGCGAGTTCCGGCATTGGAAGTACGCTGTGATGAATGGTCTAAATGCATGAATGATAAAATACTGCCTGGTTCCGACTATCAGTGGGCTAAGGCATGGGCTCGTACTTTGGCAGAAGTAATAAATGCTTTTTTTGAGGCGTTTAGTATACgatcatttcttttcattctgGTTAGCATCATAGGCATAATATTTGTAACTAATACAAGTTTTGGATCATACAGGGTTTATCTCGATAAAGATACAAAAACGATTCGCAATGCATAG